Proteins encoded by one window of Vidua chalybeata isolate OUT-0048 chromosome 10, bVidCha1 merged haplotype, whole genome shotgun sequence:
- the LOC128792710 gene encoding phospholipase A and acyltransferase 1-like gives MGQDNCNPQPGDLIEIDRRGYQHWALYVGDGYVIHVTDEGATSFMLSSSSIRATTAKVKKEILKDVVGNDKWRVNNKYDRYCTPRPVEEIIRRAERWIDREVAYNVLNRNCEHFVTMLRYRKEVSEQAAKAVSSAAAAAGAGVAFVTEVGLPAVACAAGVAAVAGVVVIAGVAGAAAGVALVRMTLHRSASRGSFY, from the exons ATGGGACAGGACAATTGCAATCCCCAGCCCGGCGACCTGATCGAGATCGACCGGAGAGGTTACCAGCACTGGGCCCTGTACGTGGGGGATGGATATGTCATCCACGTGACAG ATGAAGGAGCCACATCCTTTATGCTTAGCAGCTCTTCAATACGTGCCACAACGGCCAAGGTGAAGAAGGAGATCCTGAAGGATGTGGTGGGAAATGATAAATGGCGTGTCAACAACAAGTATGACCGCTACTGCACTCCTCGCCCTGTGGAGGAGATCATCCGGCGTGCTGAGCGATGGATTGACAGGGAGGTGGCATATAATGTGCTTAACAGGAACTGTGAGCACTTTGTGACAATGCTCCGCTACCGAAAAGAAGTCTCTGAGCAG GCCGCAAAAGCAGTTAGCAGTGCTGCAGccgctgcaggagctggggttgcTTTTGTTACCGAAGTGGGTCTGCCTGCTGTTGCTTGTGCTGCCggtgttgctgctgttgctggtgttgttgttattgctggtgttgctggtgctgctgctggtgttgcTCTTGTTAGGATGACGTTGCACAGGAGCGCATCCAGGGGTTCGTTCTACTGA
- the LOC128792709 gene encoding uncharacterized protein LOC128792709 isoform X1: MGQDNCKPQSGDLIEIDRRRHQHWALYVGDGHVINLIPVGKQDLKLGDHKMPVFIRKVKKQRLKEVVQKKKWRVNNECDQYHTPLPVKEIIQCAEHYIDKELTYREFGSNCEHFVKKLRYGGQLKAFVAGELHILDMTEDTDYPNPGDLIEIKRGLYTHWALYLGKGYVIHVTDTDEGAPSLSASRKSILTRKARVTKELLEKVAVNDDWAVNNNYDRFRTPLPVEEIIWRAEGCIGKELPCDVLSTGSEDFVTQLRYGGQLKAFVAGELHILGMTEDTDYPNPGNLIEIKRGLYTHWALYLGKGYVIHVTDTDEGTSALSVSSRTILTRKAKVKKELLKDVVGYDEWCVNNKYDCQRIPFPMAEIIRRAEHQIDKEVPYRLFLKNCEHFVTRLRYGEGVSEQAKKALQNINSISSAVSAGIGAASLIAVASIPVFGLPLMACVPFVAAGGGGLLASIGFASSNIAHSFTSAKFEKAGKDILEQSCC, encoded by the exons ATGGGACAGGACAATTGCAAACCCCAGTCCGGAGACCTGATCGAGATCGACCGGCGACGGCATCAGCACTGGGCCCTGTACGTGGGGGATGGACATGTCATCAACTTGATACCTGTAG GCAAACAGGACCTAAAGCTGGGAGACCACAAGATGCCAGTGTTCATCAGAAAGGTGAAGAAGCAGCGCCTGAAGGAAgtagtgcaaaaaaaaaaatggcgTGTCAATAACGAGTGTGATCAGTACCACACCCCTCTCCCCGTGAAGGAGATCATTCAGTGTGCTGAGCATTATATTGACAAGGAGTTGACATATCGTGAGTTTGGTAGCAACTGTGAGCACTTTGTGAAAAAACTCCGCTATGGTGGCCAG ctgaagGCTTTTGTAGCTGGTGAATTGCACATTCTTGATATGACAGAAGACACGGATTACCCCAACCCTGGGGACCTGATCGAGATCAAAAGGGGACTTTACACACACTGGGCCCTCTACCTGGGGAAAGGATATGTCATCCATGTGACTGATACAG ATGAAGGAGCCCCGTCCCTGTCAGCCAGCAGGAAGTCAATACTCACTAGAAAGGCCAGGGTTACGAAGGAGCTCCTGGAAAAGGTGGCTGTAAATGATGACTGGGCTGTCAACAACAACTATGACCGTTTCCGCACTCCTCTTCCCGTGGAGGAGATCATCTGGCGTGCTGAGGGTTGCATTGGCAAGGAGCTGCCATGCGatgtgctcagcacaggctctgAGGATTTTGTGACACAACTCCGCTATGGTGGCCAG ctgaagGCTTTTGTAGCTGGTGAATTGCACATTCTTGGTATGACAGAAGACACGGATTACCCCAACCCTGGGAACCTGATCGAGATCAAAAGGGGACTTTACACACACTGGGCCCTCTACCTGGGGAAAGGATATGTCATCCATGTGACTGATACAG ATGAAGGAACTTCAGCTCTGTCAGTCAGCAGTAGGACAATACTCACTAGAAAGGCCAAAGTGAAGAAGGAGCTCCTGAAGGATGTGGTGGGATATGATGAATGGTGTGTCAACAACAAGTATGACTGTCAGCGCATTCCTTTCCCAATGGCGGAGATCATCCGGCGTGCTGAGCACCAGATTGATAAGGAGGTGCCCTATCGTTTGTTTCTCAAGAACTGTGAGCACTTTGTGACAAGGCTTCGCTACGGAGAAGGAGTCTCTGAGCAG GCCAAGAAAGCACTTCAAAATATCAAttccatttcttctgcagtgtCAGCTGGGATTGGAGCTGCCAGTCTTATTGCTGTGGCCAGTATTCCTGTGTTTGGGCTTCCTCTTATGGCCTGTGTTCCTTTtgtggctgctggtggtggtggtctTCTTGCCAGTATTGGTTTCGCTTCCAGCAATATTGCTCATTCCTTCACTTCTGCCAAATttgaaaaggcagggaaagatATACTAGAACAGAGTTGCTGTTAG
- the LOC128792709 gene encoding uncharacterized protein LOC128792709 isoform X2, giving the protein MPVFIRKVKKQRLKEVVQKKKWRVNNECDQYHTPLPVKEIIQCAEHYIDKELTYREFGSNCEHFVKKLRYGGQLKAFVAGELHILDMTEDTDYPNPGDLIEIKRGLYTHWALYLGKGYVIHVTDTDEGAPSLSASRKSILTRKARVTKELLEKVAVNDDWAVNNNYDRFRTPLPVEEIIWRAEGCIGKELPCDVLSTGSEDFVTQLRYGGQLKAFVAGELHILGMTEDTDYPNPGNLIEIKRGLYTHWALYLGKGYVIHVTDTDEGTSALSVSSRTILTRKAKVKKELLKDVVGYDEWCVNNKYDCQRIPFPMAEIIRRAEHQIDKEVPYRLFLKNCEHFVTRLRYGEGVSEQAKKALQNINSISSAVSAGIGAASLIAVASIPVFGLPLMACVPFVAAGGGGLLASIGFASSNIAHSFTSAKFEKAGKDILEQSCC; this is encoded by the exons ATGCCAGTGTTCATCAGAAAGGTGAAGAAGCAGCGCCTGAAGGAAgtagtgcaaaaaaaaaaatggcgTGTCAATAACGAGTGTGATCAGTACCACACCCCTCTCCCCGTGAAGGAGATCATTCAGTGTGCTGAGCATTATATTGACAAGGAGTTGACATATCGTGAGTTTGGTAGCAACTGTGAGCACTTTGTGAAAAAACTCCGCTATGGTGGCCAG ctgaagGCTTTTGTAGCTGGTGAATTGCACATTCTTGATATGACAGAAGACACGGATTACCCCAACCCTGGGGACCTGATCGAGATCAAAAGGGGACTTTACACACACTGGGCCCTCTACCTGGGGAAAGGATATGTCATCCATGTGACTGATACAG ATGAAGGAGCCCCGTCCCTGTCAGCCAGCAGGAAGTCAATACTCACTAGAAAGGCCAGGGTTACGAAGGAGCTCCTGGAAAAGGTGGCTGTAAATGATGACTGGGCTGTCAACAACAACTATGACCGTTTCCGCACTCCTCTTCCCGTGGAGGAGATCATCTGGCGTGCTGAGGGTTGCATTGGCAAGGAGCTGCCATGCGatgtgctcagcacaggctctgAGGATTTTGTGACACAACTCCGCTATGGTGGCCAG ctgaagGCTTTTGTAGCTGGTGAATTGCACATTCTTGGTATGACAGAAGACACGGATTACCCCAACCCTGGGAACCTGATCGAGATCAAAAGGGGACTTTACACACACTGGGCCCTCTACCTGGGGAAAGGATATGTCATCCATGTGACTGATACAG ATGAAGGAACTTCAGCTCTGTCAGTCAGCAGTAGGACAATACTCACTAGAAAGGCCAAAGTGAAGAAGGAGCTCCTGAAGGATGTGGTGGGATATGATGAATGGTGTGTCAACAACAAGTATGACTGTCAGCGCATTCCTTTCCCAATGGCGGAGATCATCCGGCGTGCTGAGCACCAGATTGATAAGGAGGTGCCCTATCGTTTGTTTCTCAAGAACTGTGAGCACTTTGTGACAAGGCTTCGCTACGGAGAAGGAGTCTCTGAGCAG GCCAAGAAAGCACTTCAAAATATCAAttccatttcttctgcagtgtCAGCTGGGATTGGAGCTGCCAGTCTTATTGCTGTGGCCAGTATTCCTGTGTTTGGGCTTCCTCTTATGGCCTGTGTTCCTTTtgtggctgctggtggtggtggtctTCTTGCCAGTATTGGTTTCGCTTCCAGCAATATTGCTCATTCCTTCACTTCTGCCAAATttgaaaaggcagggaaagatATACTAGAACAGAGTTGCTGTTAG
- the LOC128793124 gene encoding phospholipase A and acyltransferase 1-like isoform X1, which translates to MAEGKCHPQPGDLIEIDRTGYQHWALYVGDGYVINVTPVDEGAPSLSVSTTSIFTRKAKVKKQLLKVVVGNHKWRVNNKYDRSRTPRPVEEIIRRAERWIDREVPYDVLTSNCEHFVTELRYGEGVSEQVTKAVIGTTAAVGGIILAGLATAVVKGLFGDSSRRERKYY; encoded by the exons ATGGCAGAAGGCAagtgccacccccagcctggggacCTGATCGAGATCGACCGGACAGGTTACCAGCACTGGGCCCTGTACGTGGGGGATGGATATGTCATCAACGTCACACCTGTAG ATGAAGGAGCCCCATCTCTGTCAGTGAGCACCACATCAATATTCACCAGAAAGGCCAAGGTGAAGAAGCAGCTCCTGAAGGTGGTGGTGGGAAATCATAAATGGCGTGTCAACAACAAGTATGACCGCTCCCGCACTCCTCGCCCTGTGGAGGAGATCATCCGGCGTGCTGAGCGATGGATTGACAGGGAGGTGCCATATGATGTGCTTACCAGCAACTGTGAGCACTTTGTGACAGAGCTTCGCTACGGAGAAGGAGTCTCTGAGCAG GTCACAAAAGCAGTAATTGGTACTACAGCAGCTGTAGGAGGTATCATTCTTGCTGGTCTTGCCACCGCTGTTGTGAAGGGCTTGTTTGGGGACTCAtccaggagggagagaaagTACTACTGA
- the LOC128793124 gene encoding phospholipase A and acyltransferase 1-like isoform X2, producing MAEGKCHPQPGDLIEIDRTGYQHWALYVGDGYVINVTPVDEGAPSLSVSTTSIFTRKAKVKKQLLKVVVGNHKWRVNNKYDRSRTPRPVEEIIRRAERWIDREVPYDVLTSNCEHFVTELRYGEGVSEQLKKVLRFNTGQHIIIKLKLLSGFLEMELKLLSWLSY from the exons ATGGCAGAAGGCAagtgccacccccagcctggggacCTGATCGAGATCGACCGGACAGGTTACCAGCACTGGGCCCTGTACGTGGGGGATGGATATGTCATCAACGTCACACCTGTAG ATGAAGGAGCCCCATCTCTGTCAGTGAGCACCACATCAATATTCACCAGAAAGGCCAAGGTGAAGAAGCAGCTCCTGAAGGTGGTGGTGGGAAATCATAAATGGCGTGTCAACAACAAGTATGACCGCTCCCGCACTCCTCGCCCTGTGGAGGAGATCATCCGGCGTGCTGAGCGATGGATTGACAGGGAGGTGCCATATGATGTGCTTACCAGCAACTGTGAGCACTTTGTGACAGAGCTTCGCTACGGAGAAGGAGTCTCTGAGCAG CTGAAGAAAGTTCTTCGTTTTAACACAGGACAACACATAATAATCAAACTGAAACTCCTGTCTGGATTCCTGGAAATGGAATTGAAACTTCTTTCATGGTTAAGCTATTGA
- the LOC128793123 gene encoding phospholipase A and acyltransferase 1-like — MGQDNCNPQPGDLIEIDRRGYQHWALYMGDGYVIHVTDEGATSFMLSSSSIRATTAKVKKEILKDVVGNDKWRVNNKYDRYCTPRPVEEIIRRAERWIDREVAYNVLNRNCEHFVTMLRYRKEVSEQATKAVSSAAAGVAAGVAASELGLPAVGVAAVAGFAVIAGLAAAAAGVALLRMTLYRSASRR; from the exons atgggacaggacaaTTGCAATCCCCAGCCTGGGGACCTGATCGAGATCGACCGGAGAGGTTACCAGCACTGGGCCCTGTACATGGGGGATGGATATGTCATCCACGTGACAG ATGAAGGAGCCACATCCTTTATGCTTAGCAGCTCTTCAATACGTGCCACAACGGCCAAGGTGAAGAAGGAGATCCTGAAGGATGTGGTGGGAAATGATAAATGGCGTGTCAACAACAAGTATGACCGCTACTGCACTCCTCGCCCTGTGGAGGAGATCATCCGGCGTGCTGAGCGATGGATTGACAGGGAGGTGGCATATAATGTGCTTAACAGGAACTGTGAGCACTTTGTGACAATGCTCCGCTACCGAAAAGAAGTCTCTGAGCAG GCCACAAAAGCAGttagcagtgctgcagctggtgtAGCAGCTGGGGTTGCTGCTAGTGAACTGGGTCTGCCTGCTGTTggtgttgctgctgttgctggctTTGCTGTTATTGCTGGTCTTGCTGCTGCGGCTGCTGGTGTTGCTCTTCTTAGGATGACGTTGTACAGGAGCGCGTCCAGGAGATAG
- the LOC128792709 gene encoding uncharacterized protein LOC128792709 isoform X3 codes for MGQDNCKPQSGDLIEIDRRRHQHWALYVGDGHVINLIPLKAFVAGELHILDMTEDTDYPNPGDLIEIKRGLYTHWALYLGKGYVIHVTDTDEGAPSLSASRKSILTRKARVTKELLEKVAVNDDWAVNNNYDRFRTPLPVEEIIWRAEGCIGKELPCDVLSTGSEDFVTQLRYGGQLKAFVAGELHILGMTEDTDYPNPGNLIEIKRGLYTHWALYLGKGYVIHVTDTDEGTSALSVSSRTILTRKAKVKKELLKDVVGYDEWCVNNKYDCQRIPFPMAEIIRRAEHQIDKEVPYRLFLKNCEHFVTRLRYGEGVSEQAKKALQNINSISSAVSAGIGAASLIAVASIPVFGLPLMACVPFVAAGGGGLLASIGFASSNIAHSFTSAKFEKAGKDILEQSCC; via the exons ATGGGACAGGACAATTGCAAACCCCAGTCCGGAGACCTGATCGAGATCGACCGGCGACGGCATCAGCACTGGGCCCTGTACGTGGGGGATGGACATGTCATCAACTTGATACCT ctgaagGCTTTTGTAGCTGGTGAATTGCACATTCTTGATATGACAGAAGACACGGATTACCCCAACCCTGGGGACCTGATCGAGATCAAAAGGGGACTTTACACACACTGGGCCCTCTACCTGGGGAAAGGATATGTCATCCATGTGACTGATACAG ATGAAGGAGCCCCGTCCCTGTCAGCCAGCAGGAAGTCAATACTCACTAGAAAGGCCAGGGTTACGAAGGAGCTCCTGGAAAAGGTGGCTGTAAATGATGACTGGGCTGTCAACAACAACTATGACCGTTTCCGCACTCCTCTTCCCGTGGAGGAGATCATCTGGCGTGCTGAGGGTTGCATTGGCAAGGAGCTGCCATGCGatgtgctcagcacaggctctgAGGATTTTGTGACACAACTCCGCTATGGTGGCCAG ctgaagGCTTTTGTAGCTGGTGAATTGCACATTCTTGGTATGACAGAAGACACGGATTACCCCAACCCTGGGAACCTGATCGAGATCAAAAGGGGACTTTACACACACTGGGCCCTCTACCTGGGGAAAGGATATGTCATCCATGTGACTGATACAG ATGAAGGAACTTCAGCTCTGTCAGTCAGCAGTAGGACAATACTCACTAGAAAGGCCAAAGTGAAGAAGGAGCTCCTGAAGGATGTGGTGGGATATGATGAATGGTGTGTCAACAACAAGTATGACTGTCAGCGCATTCCTTTCCCAATGGCGGAGATCATCCGGCGTGCTGAGCACCAGATTGATAAGGAGGTGCCCTATCGTTTGTTTCTCAAGAACTGTGAGCACTTTGTGACAAGGCTTCGCTACGGAGAAGGAGTCTCTGAGCAG GCCAAGAAAGCACTTCAAAATATCAAttccatttcttctgcagtgtCAGCTGGGATTGGAGCTGCCAGTCTTATTGCTGTGGCCAGTATTCCTGTGTTTGGGCTTCCTCTTATGGCCTGTGTTCCTTTtgtggctgctggtggtggtggtctTCTTGCCAGTATTGGTTTCGCTTCCAGCAATATTGCTCATTCCTTCACTTCTGCCAAATttgaaaaggcagggaaagatATACTAGAACAGAGTTGCTGTTAG